A stretch of DNA from Orcinus orca chromosome 3, mOrcOrc1.1, whole genome shotgun sequence:
GATGCCCGTAGAGAGGGCCTGAGGACCCATTTCAGGAGTTAATACATATCGGGCGGAGGTACTGAGCTCCAGTCCTGCGCTTCCTGGTGTTGCTCTGGAGAGCGaggatattgtatgtttttgtttttggttaatgtCTGATTGATAATTTGAGGAGGATACACAGACATTGCCCTTATTATTTGTTGGGGCCGGGGAAGGCCCCGGGAGGAGTTCCCCGACAGTGGTGGCCCATCCTTGTGGGCCACTGAGCAACAATCTTGTGCCCAATGTTTTCCCCTATTGCATGTAGGGCATAAACCAGGGATTTTCTGACCATCTGGAGGTTTctgagtagggaaggaaggactagggttagaattaaaagatctacattctctAGCAAAAGGACCTGCCCTTTCcgcatttaaaacaagtctttgttttcttttgattgtttttaaaccccacgttagttaatgctgcagccacagcagcaccCTGTATATAAGTAGGCCCAATGCCTGCACAAAGGCGAATATAAGCCTCCAATGTTCCCCGTTTTCTCCAAGGTCGAATCGCAGCCTGACACTcattattagcattttcaaaagcaagttgcttaactacaATTGTACCAGTGAGTCTGTCCACAATGAGTCTCCCCACCGCCTGTgacaacctatctacaaaatcagCGTATGGTTCATCAGGTCCCTGTCTAAGTTTTGAAAGATCTTCAGTTTTGTGTGTAGAAGGACATTTCCTCCAGGCTTGTaatgccaaatgatttatttgaggataagcaacaaagggataagttaattgatcttgtaaagaaagatattgtccttccccaatcagcatatgataatcaactggaatattatgggcagcattcttttctgcttgttcagcagcccgttcataaaaatcaaacttccatattaaataatctccaccatttaaacaagctcgtgcaatagacttccaatcagcggggggaagagcttctcctgtcaaccatagcagcagtaaaaggagcagtgggcccatattgagcacaggcagattttcaatctttcaaaactttcaaagggagaggctgatgctccctagtagcttgttgaggattattaggaccaggtctttctatgacgggacaacagaaaataggatcTTCTCCTCGTTTTATGGCTCCTTGTACAGCGCGCTGCAAGGGACTCAGCATTTTTACAGACgtagatttttgaggaagacagtCCTTATTAACCTGCAGCTTTTTCACTGACTTATCTATCACAGCCATTAGAAAACCATCCTCAGGATAGttctctcttttatgtttacaagcctcatctgttaagtcaaaatgttcctcttcatCTAAACTATTGAAATTAATTAGCTCTTTCGGTTTAGGAAGTGGCGACACAGTAGTTAATACAGTCTCTCCTTCTGTCAGAGGCTTatgtttttctgactttacattcaaatcaacactatcatgagaagaatctaaacatatttttatcagattccacaaactatatgtaacaacaggagtatgagtaggccctcgagactcgtaataattttttaaatcttctccaactttctgCCAGATTTCTATGTCACCAGAGCCAccatcaggaaaccagggagatacaccatggatatgctgtaaaaattcagtcaacAATAAAGTTCAGAAACTTTATTACCCCGAGCTTTAAGCATCGAAAGTAAAACCTGAGCAAATAATTCACACTACTTTGAGGCCTTTTGCCtcatcttattttacttctgactaTTGCCTCATGGCTCTATTAGTTTCACTTTTACTGGTGGCCACACATATTTTGCATAAGGGTTCTCTtacctgcactttctttttcttttaattgccttcacgcttcaggtccctgttcgagtgccacttgccgcggaccagccggagaaagaggatctcaccgcccagggtcagaagggaaggggtaaggaactgaagtagcaccgacgggtggggtcagaaggaccaagacaactgatggttgcaaggcaaattgtattatgctacagttgcagattatctagactagaaatcggaaggttgccagatggtggtttacattatctacagactgtctcggctcaagataaacttccctgggaggaaacccataaacctagaagcatcaaaaataacctgcacgtgcaggggggagacagctttgcttgtctcattttacattctttctgatctctgggccctggtgatttatctcccatggaatggaacaaggaggggaacaagtagggacagtcccttcgagcagcggccgcatgcctggcatgtccttacctgccCTCAAGGCTGACTGTTTCCCACACGTATGTTGCCTTGTTTAAGCCTCAAGCCCTCGATCCTTtgttgaaatacaataatttcattcctatggttttcaataccaaaaactcaacctccaggagggctaaagtctaatttgtactccaaaccaagtagcagtgcagttcgctactactgagactgaatccataaagacttcaagaccacgtccagaagacaagttattatatataataccctagaaggtctgaaacataattatcatatacatagctggtccttcagagctttttacctataacatgttttttgatgaaagttatttaatgtactggagataactgtgacttactgatcaaatatttgaatacttatacttacctgggatttcatttctgctgaaagaaaaaggaagaacaggactcactaaaacaaacaaacattagaaatgaaagtaaaaatcttaacacacactatcacttttggaagcagcatagaggggcagtcaacggtaaaacactggtgaaatatgtcaaaactctaggccaaaaatccattattattatcatcagtgacagtaccacaactgtgcccttcagaattaataatcactcctaagaatcttcatttggcaccagatgatgcggttaagagaaacactctgggaggttttgaatcagacttgtttttttgttagtcaagttacaggagaatttttaaagtggggggaagggaagaacgaaacggaccaggaaaagaatttaagccatcatctataaaccaacaaagcactgatagttccgaacattatgtcagacactaaaatgactgatataAGCTCAAGTGGTTTAcaaaacctataaaaagactacaccagcaaagtccccatttatctgtagagttcagaaactaaaacaaggaatattttagcttaaaagcttatctcaagagaatcatacacacttcacatgaataaaaatacctgaaaccaaacatttttaaaagctccaatacccaaaatataaagaaaaatattaattcagaagactcaatcaatccatgataatcacaaaacggctgggcaatctctatctcccttccacactaaccatccatcccatggaagaccaagggagatcagaccttccagacttaccttccagaccttccagacacctggctgctgcaaaattctatggagactccttgtggaacagcagtttcccatctcttgtgtctctccctatcatgatcatgatcatgtaggaagcaagtctggctgtgctatttcttatcattgtctgtcacccatctgcagcatggtattgtacagataaggaaaaagtagttccctttcccccagaaggttgaggctcaggtacagggtaattctcctgtgcacacagtcattatttaggccgactcagtgacttcaacaggcttaatcatgtgatcaggtttgttgccagctgcgtaatgcacccacatctgtagatagagcctctctaggtccatcgtgtattgtttggtgttgaacagagggctagatgttctctgcttccagactttgccacgaattttcttcaggtattctagatcagttcccactttcacagctatgtcttcatattcttgtctattttgagcaataagctcaagacagcctaaacaagtgagctgggaagctgcaactcgggaagcaagagtctctcctggcatagtcaccacgggtgtccctgaccaaaggatatccatccctgtggtgtgtccattacagagtggcgtgtccaagcagacatcagccagctggcctctccgaacatgttcctctttaggagcaacaggtgaaaaaatgatacggttctggggaaggcccatattttgtgcatactgttgaatattaggttctcctactgctggaaaacgcaacagccacagtacactattgggaacacgcttcagaatatttgcccacatctgcaaagtagatgggtcaattttatataactgattgaagttacagtacacaatggcatcttccggtaacccgtactgagaacgtgtggttacaataatggtacggggaacctcctctccagtggcagccttaatgttgatctgggtagttgccagtccattgctaagactgaatccattaattgttatctgaatttgtcttctgttaatcatttcaataactgcctctgcaatagtattcataggaatgacaggcatattaagagccgtattactgctgtctgcgttgtctcctccatcaggacatttcatcttgacaatctgcacatctgggagactatcaagaaatgctttgaggtcgATGCCATTCAGCACAATCCGATTGTCATAAATGTGCCCTTTGGACTGAAAATCGATGACTGCCttcttcttcaggtgagggaacatattagcatgatcgccaataaagaaagtatggggcatataagccagtttctcagaatactgctcagcaacttcagcaggtgaagtttcctgatcagtgatgatataatccatgaaaagcacgccactggtcccagggtagcccagccacattgcctgaataggagctggcctgagagcaaagagttcatttcgagcacccctggtataaccattcatatttacaaggatgtgtataccatcttgatggatgcgatcagctgctttcccattgcatggaatctgagaaagatcaatgaaatgatgggcttctgccatcaccttcgctcggaagtttgtgccatcatctgggctcagggcataacagaatacctcaaatttatcaggattgtgcatgcctggaatagactgcataagatgagaagtaggatgattcccaaagtcagaactcacgtatcctacacgcagtcgaccatcactgagcttcaagtcttttggatgttcgtacggtggtttatgaaggacaccgatctcatccaagcagaggttcccatggctctcagcaatagccttcctgaagccatgagaaagaggatagagcatactatgatgaggctgcacagaaggcaaccgattcctctccagctggtcagccacaatgctgaccaacttcttcattcgctcatcatagtctgtccaatcacagacaatctgcaggcaatgagccaaatcacaataagcgtcaggaaaatcaggttcaagcttcagagcagtgcgataagaagcaattgcttctggaatattccctgaatacttgtgaatggaagccagattgctgtgggcatccgcaagtgcagggttaatctgaatggcacgagtataacactgcaagcctccctgaacatcctgcatctcctttagaATGTCTCCCATGTTACAgtaggcatcagcaaaggtaggactgattcgaacagcctccttataatgcatcagagcttcctgcagttttccctgctgctgcaatacacttgctaaatttgaatgggcaacagcaaactctgggaagacttctaatgctttacaatacaagcgaactgcctcttcaaagtttccctggtctcctttgatattggctaggtcattcagagagtctgcatgggtgggacacagccgcagagctgtattataacactcttctgcttcggcaacactgcccttctcttccagagccTTGGCTAGGTAgcagtaagcatcagggaaatgtggttgcaattcaatagctcgcctgtaggtgtctattgccagatctatcaggccttgctcatagtatacacaagccaggttggcatgtaccactgcatgatttgggctcaagcttagggcacaaaggtaagctgccacagctctgtcaaaaatccgtgcctctttcaagacatttcctaaattgatataagcatccagaaaattggggtcaagcgtgacagccttttcaaagtgatgaattgcaagccaaatctccccttgtgcattgaaaacacagccaagattactccaagctactgcaaagttcggttgcgtctccattgctttcaaataacatgccttggctccttccaagcgacccagggctttgagcaggttccccaggtcactgcgaacacagtacaaatcaggattgcactgaagagcagagacgtaagcttgtactgccccttccatgtcgcctgctgctaccaaagcggctgccaggttaatataaccatcgatgaaatctggtttgagatgcaatgcatgccggtaatgctcaattgcttcctgcaactgccctctttccttgtacacattccccaaattcgaataggcttctgccagaagagggttctgtttaattgccagagtactaaagtgggcagatctgtccagccttcgacactggaagtgtagagatgaaagtaataaaagtactccagtattgtctggctcttgtctccacagctgcatgcagtgtctctcagctgcctcaaaatctcCTGCCTGATACTCTCGATGTACCAACTCAgctaacccttggaaggaaagcatacgtttcgttggttctgtgctgtcggccacgttgcccacagaagacaccatctggagcttctggagagagtgagaaaagggggtaaCTGAGTCCCGCTGCCgccactactggcaagaatgtttctagaggtagCAAATACGAGGGCAGCAGCCGTACCACTGCTTTGGCAGGCTTAAGCGGCGGTAACAGTTACAGGCACCGAACCTTAGGAACTCTGGTTGGCCATCTACCTCTCACGCTCTTgaaatcttaattcttaaccctgccctcttccaccatttttctcctaatcagggaataaaaattacctatacacttgccttagaagaaatcagaagtcagtagtccaaacactttttaaagttttgttttctgtccagttggaaaggaaatacatgattgactttacttcatcattcatatagtcaatgtggaaaacattagggccgtgaatttcaatacagtaagatcagaaaattttaaattggccttcccaaaccactaataagtaaccaatgttgtatataatgctaaaatcttagagactgagtttgatattttaaaagttctgaaaggattagctaatttctcttctcatgcctcaaaccagagtattacttttttaaaaataaatttatttatttttatttatttatttttattttggctgcattgggtcttcaatgctgcgtgtagactttctccagttgcggcgagcgggggctactgtttgttgcggtgccttggcttctcatcacagaagcttctattgttgttccacaactctatgggttcctttttaggtcctatgaagaaccctagaaattaATTCATGGAATTATaggtttttgcaaaattgtcaaaagtgagatattttcacttccatcaggtaagaccagcgtctctttctttgccaattttccttctatcatattccgctatgttggatcatattggaatggccacaggcttttttgaaatctggctaaggagattttcttttgttctgtggttcgcggacctctcactgttgtgacctctcccgttgtggagcacaggctctggacgcacaggctcagcggccattgctcacgggcctagtcgctccgcggcatgtgggatcttccaggaccggggcacgaacccgtgccccctgcatcggcaggtggactctcaaccactgcgccaccagggaagccctaaggagatgttttaagtgaGGCTATTATGTGATATTCAGACATCAccatatgtaattgactatatactatcccattacaggaataacttccagtactcatactgactactctactgacttaactagcacaagacacagaagcataaggacaaaaaccaccttacaatatagccatgtcttgcacttcacagctctcaaagcatgtgcgtttgaagaagaaaaaaagaactgaaaagtacaaaaccagaagctatTCTGTGggaaattatttcaatcatcaggcatgtgaaagataagtcaaagattcagttctcatcaatgcttagtcaaaacggaaattttcttctgtcaagaatatactccaggggcttccctgatggcgccgtcgttaagaagccacctgccaatgcaggggacaagggttcgagccctggtctggggagatcccacatgccacggagcaactaagccggtgtgccacaactacggaacctgcgctctagagcccgtgagccacgactactgagcctgcgagccacaactactgaagcctccgagcctagcgcccgtgctctgcaacaagagaagccaccgcaatgagaagcctgtgcaccgcaacgaagagtagcccccactccgtgcaagtagagaaagcctgcctgcgcacagcaacgaagacccaacacagccaaaaataaataaataaataaataaataaataaatgaatatattccaTGAACAATGTGTGTAATTGAATGGTgtgaatgagtattttatcagaatccctgtaatgcacaaacctatagcagtactgaaatcagta
This window harbors:
- the LOC125963841 gene encoding UDP-N-acetylglucosamine--peptide N-acetylglucosaminyltransferase 110 kDa subunit-like, with amino-acid sequence MVSSVGNVADSTEPTKRMLSFQGLAELVHREYQAGDFEAAERHCMQLWRQEPDNTGVLLLLSSLHFQCRRLDRSAHFSTLAIKQNPLLAEAYSNLGNVYKERGQLQEAIEHYRHALHLKPDFIDGYINLAAALVAAGDMEGAVQAYVSALQCNPDLYCVRSDLGNLLKALGRLEGAKACYLKAMETQPNFAVAWSNLGCVFNAQGEIWLAIHHFEKAVTLDPNFLDAYINLGNVLKEARIFDRAVAAYLCALSLSPNHAVVHANLACVYYEQGLIDLAIDTYRRAIELQPHFPDAYCYLAKALEEKGSVAEAEECYNTALRLCPTHADSLNDLANIKGDQGNFEEAVRLYCKALEVFPEFAVAHSNLASVLQQQGKLQEALMHYKEAVRISPTFADAYCNMGDILKEMQDVQGGLQCYTRAIQINPALADAHSNLASIHKYSGNIPEAIASYRTALKLEPDFPDAYCDLAHCLQIVCDWTDYDERMKKLVSIVADQLERNRLPSVQPHHSMLYPLSHGFRKAIAESHGNLCLDEIGVLHKPPYEHPKDLKLSDGRLRVGYVSSDFGNHPTSHLMQSIPGMHNPDKFEVFCYALSPDDGTNFRAKVMAEAHHFIDLSQIPCNGKAADRIHQDGIHILVNMNGYTRGARNELFALRPAPIQAMWLGYPGTSGVLFMDYIITDQETSPAEVAEQYSEKLAYMPHTFFIGDHANMFPHLKKKAVIDFQSKGHIYDNRIVLNGIDLKAFLDSLPDVQIVKMKCPDGGDNADSSNTALNMPVIPMNTIAEAVIEMINRRQIQITINGFSLSNGLATTQINIKAATGEEVPRTIIVTTRSQYGLPEDAIVYCNFNQLYKIDPSTLQMWANILKRVPNSVLWLLRFPAVGEPNIQQYAQNMGLPQNRIIFSPVAPKEEHVRRGQLADVCLDTPLCNGHTTGMDILWSGTPVVTMPGETLASRVAASQLTCLGCLELIAQNRQEYEDIAVKVGTDLEYLKKIRGKVWKQRTSSPLFNTKQYTMDLERLYLQMWVHYAAGNKPDHMIKPVEVTESA